Proteins from a single region of Weeksella virosa DSM 16922:
- the trxB gene encoding thioredoxin-disulfide reductase produces the protein MIEEIMQYDTVIIGSGPAGYTAAIYAARANLNPVVFTGMEPGGQLTTTTDVDNFPGYPDGITGPDMMADLQKQAERFGTKVIYEYITEANLATEVGQIHKLKTSSGKEIHAKTVIISTGATAKYLGLDDEKKYAGSGVSACATCDGFFYKGKDVAVIGGGDTAAEEATYLSKLCKKVYLLIRRDEMRASKAMQEKVFKTQNIEVMFNHELIGLEGDMVVQKANIINNKTNEKSSLELDGVFIAIGHTPNTDLFKTQLNMDEMGYLVTEDKSTKTNLPGVFAAGDVQDSVYRQAITAAGTGCMAALDAEKYILQNFS, from the coding sequence ATGATCGAAGAAATTATGCAATACGACACCGTAATTATTGGTTCTGGGCCTGCAGGTTATACGGCAGCCATATATGCTGCACGAGCAAATCTTAATCCTGTTGTTTTTACGGGAATGGAGCCTGGAGGACAATTAACTACAACGACAGATGTTGATAATTTCCCTGGATATCCTGATGGAATTACAGGTCCAGATATGATGGCTGATTTGCAAAAACAAGCAGAACGTTTCGGTACGAAAGTTATTTACGAATACATTACAGAAGCTAACTTAGCAACAGAGGTTGGGCAAATACATAAGCTAAAAACAAGTAGTGGAAAAGAAATTCATGCCAAAACAGTCATAATTTCTACCGGTGCAACTGCAAAATATTTAGGCTTAGATGATGAAAAGAAGTATGCCGGAAGCGGTGTATCTGCATGTGCCACATGTGATGGGTTTTTCTACAAAGGCAAAGACGTTGCAGTAATTGGCGGGGGAGATACAGCTGCAGAAGAGGCAACGTATTTATCAAAACTATGTAAAAAAGTCTATTTACTGATCAGAAGAGATGAAATGCGCGCCTCTAAAGCAATGCAAGAAAAAGTTTTTAAAACACAAAATATAGAAGTAATGTTCAACCACGAGTTGATTGGTTTAGAAGGTGATATGGTAGTGCAAAAAGCCAATATCATCAATAACAAAACCAATGAAAAATCTTCTTTAGAGTTGGATGGTGTATTTATTGCGATAGGACACACGCCAAATACAGATCTCTTCAAAACGCAACTAAACATGGACGAGATGGGGTATTTAGTAACAGAAGATAAATCGACCAAAACAAATTTGCCAGGAGTTTTTGCTGCAGGAGATGTACAAGATAGTGTCTATAGGCAAGCGATTACAGCTGCAGGAACGGGGTGTATGGCTGCTTTGGATGCCGAAAAATACATCTTACAAAATTTCTCTTAA
- a CDS encoding copper-transporting P-type ATPase has protein sequence MPTTKQYTVHGLQNYQSKKEVEAILNTIPGVKAKVFLPDQFFIESEKELSSEELQKYLTQAGDYHLVIPGDSLPDHILANQSESGKYICPMFCEGDKEYDEPGRCPVCNMFLMPVEQVNKSLLQNKTEQTADASCCTGHAGVYPPPSFTEDQIGKYYCPMMCEGDKVYDEMGSCRVCGMNLEKITPLKPKTQFTCPIHNEITTDEPGNCPICGADLVPIEPKEEVDEVYLGIRKKFIISVVFTMPIFLLAMGEMIPGNPIGRIISYKASAYLQFFLCLPVVFYCGWTYFIRAYNSFKTWHLNMFSLIGLGTTAAFLYSLVALFFPQIFPVEFRTHHGQIGLYFESVAVIITLVILGQLMEAKAHSKTNKALKELIKLTPNEAILITKNGDKKILVDSIKIGDQLRVRPGDKIPIDGKIIEGNSDIDESMITGEAIPVSKIVNDKVIGGSINGSGSFIMTAEKIGQDTMLSHIIQMVNSASRTQAPIQRSVDKISKIFVPTVIAVSILTFFAWWIFGGENRVAYAIANAIAVLIVACPCALGLATPMSVMVAVGKGAKNGILVKNAEALERLNQIDTLTIDKTGTLTEGRPSIVKVDLLDQTNRENAIQFAASLNQNSTHPLALAFTELANKENIENLKVNDFSNLSGKGVSGSIDNQKVALGNLRLAQELSPAFHPTEIPSNTTSYLIIEDKVVAVFELSDSLKPTTKEAIKQLKEENIDLIMLTGDNKNTAAKVAEEVGISHYQAEVLPADKLSIIKDLQQKGKIVGMAGDGINDAPALAQANVAIAMDSGTEVAIESADITLLKGDLLGVTKSINLSRAMMKNIKENLAFAFIYNLLGIPIAAGILYPFLGILMSPMIAAAAMSLSSVSVILNSTRLNNVKLTKR, from the coding sequence ATGCCTACAACAAAACAATATACCGTTCATGGATTGCAAAACTATCAAAGTAAAAAAGAAGTAGAAGCAATACTCAATACAATACCTGGGGTAAAAGCTAAAGTGTTTTTACCTGATCAATTTTTCATCGAAAGCGAAAAAGAACTTTCGTCAGAAGAACTTCAGAAATACCTTACGCAAGCGGGTGATTATCATTTGGTCATTCCTGGCGATTCGTTGCCGGATCATATATTAGCTAACCAATCAGAAAGCGGAAAATATATTTGTCCGATGTTTTGCGAAGGCGACAAAGAATACGACGAACCAGGTCGATGCCCGGTTTGTAATATGTTTTTAATGCCGGTTGAGCAAGTTAACAAGAGTCTATTGCAGAACAAAACCGAACAAACAGCTGATGCAAGTTGTTGTACGGGTCATGCCGGCGTTTATCCACCACCAAGTTTTACCGAAGATCAAATAGGGAAATATTATTGCCCGATGATGTGCGAAGGCGATAAAGTGTATGATGAAATGGGAAGTTGTAGGGTGTGCGGAATGAATCTGGAAAAAATAACACCACTAAAACCAAAAACACAATTCACATGTCCGATCCATAATGAGATAACAACCGATGAACCAGGTAACTGTCCGATATGTGGAGCAGATTTAGTACCAATCGAACCCAAAGAAGAAGTAGATGAAGTTTATCTTGGTATCCGCAAAAAGTTCATAATATCGGTTGTTTTCACCATGCCTATATTTTTGTTAGCTATGGGAGAAATGATTCCGGGTAATCCTATCGGGAGAATTATCTCGTACAAAGCTTCTGCATATCTACAATTTTTCTTGTGTTTACCTGTTGTTTTTTATTGTGGTTGGACGTATTTTATTCGGGCTTACAACTCATTCAAGACATGGCATCTCAACATGTTTAGTTTGATTGGATTAGGTACCACAGCTGCATTTCTGTACAGTCTTGTTGCCTTGTTTTTTCCACAGATATTCCCCGTAGAATTCAGAACACATCACGGGCAAATCGGTTTATATTTCGAGTCTGTTGCTGTAATCATTACACTGGTTATTTTGGGTCAATTGATGGAAGCCAAAGCACATTCTAAAACCAATAAAGCTCTAAAAGAACTGATTAAACTTACCCCTAATGAAGCGATTTTAATCACCAAAAATGGAGATAAAAAAATATTGGTAGACAGCATAAAAATTGGCGATCAACTGCGTGTTCGTCCTGGCGATAAAATTCCAATAGACGGTAAAATCATCGAAGGGAATAGTGATATAGATGAATCTATGATTACCGGAGAAGCAATTCCGGTATCAAAAATCGTAAATGATAAAGTAATTGGTGGAAGTATAAATGGTTCGGGAAGTTTTATTATGACCGCTGAGAAAATTGGTCAAGACACCATGTTGTCGCACATCATTCAGATGGTGAATTCGGCAAGTAGAACGCAAGCGCCCATACAACGATCTGTAGATAAAATTTCTAAAATTTTTGTCCCAACTGTAATTGCAGTTTCCATTCTTACATTTTTTGCTTGGTGGATATTCGGTGGAGAAAATAGAGTAGCTTACGCCATTGCCAATGCTATTGCTGTATTGATCGTTGCCTGTCCTTGTGCACTTGGTTTGGCTACGCCAATGTCGGTAATGGTTGCGGTAGGAAAAGGTGCAAAAAACGGAATTTTAGTGAAAAATGCAGAAGCCTTAGAACGCCTCAATCAGATAGATACTTTGACCATAGACAAGACAGGAACCCTAACAGAAGGGCGACCAAGCATCGTGAAAGTTGATCTTTTGGATCAAACAAATCGAGAAAATGCGATTCAATTTGCGGCAAGTCTCAACCAAAATAGTACGCATCCGCTAGCTTTAGCATTTACCGAACTAGCCAATAAAGAAAATATTGAGAATCTTAAAGTAAATGATTTTTCGAATCTTTCTGGAAAAGGAGTTTCAGGTTCAATAGATAATCAAAAAGTTGCTTTAGGAAATCTACGTTTGGCCCAAGAATTATCGCCCGCTTTTCATCCTACCGAAATACCTTCTAACACGACTTCTTACCTTATTATAGAGGATAAAGTTGTTGCCGTTTTTGAGCTTTCTGATTCTCTGAAGCCTACGACCAAAGAAGCAATCAAACAATTGAAAGAAGAAAATATTGATTTGATTATGCTTACGGGTGACAATAAAAATACTGCAGCAAAAGTTGCAGAGGAAGTTGGGATTTCTCATTATCAAGCAGAGGTATTGCCAGCAGATAAATTATCGATTATAAAAGATTTGCAGCAAAAAGGTAAAATTGTAGGCATGGCAGGAGACGGGATTAATGATGCACCTGCTTTGGCACAGGCCAACGTGGCCATTGCAATGGATTCTGGAACCGAAGTGGCAATAGAAAGTGCCGATATTACTTTGCTAAAAGGAGATTTGCTAGGTGTAACGAAGAGTATCAACCTTAGTAGAGCAATGATGAAAAACATCAAAGAAAACTTAGCTTTTGCGTTTATTTATAATTTATTAGGAATTCCGATTGCGGCTGGCATCTTGTATCCTTTTTTAGGCATTCTGATGTCGCCAATGATTGCTGCAGCAGCAATGAGTCTAAGTTCTGTTTCGGTAATTCTTAACTCGACTCGCTTGAATAACGTAAAATTGACAAAGCGATAA